The following proteins are encoded in a genomic region of Phycodurus eques isolate BA_2022a chromosome 11, UOR_Pequ_1.1, whole genome shotgun sequence:
- the LOC133409537 gene encoding neuroblast differentiation-associated protein AHNAK-like has translation MGEFTLPHYKLPKLDLSSPGVEVPSVHPSVQAGLEASKVNIDMSTADANISVPTVDLSRSLFKGAKKGPEVDVEAPKVDTGLEKPKLPHFKVPKLSFSGSKIKTPEVNTSPKLSLDGEISPLTVSAPEMRTNTPEIANTAGDTGIKVSPKSKLKWPFKWAFKSSSLDTEEHGGNADVDVPKFRLHSLPRNCADNKSVTPDIFSLSKSDNEAKDYVVSKGIRLPIVNVPSRNGERIDIMERLKMAKEKAPSTNTSPTEERTISLNMAPLSLDASGEAEDSSLVRGGTFKVEKPEYPLGLIAPDIYSADESDKLSLSLSHMLGLNVKNSDADC, from the coding sequence ATGGGGGAATTTACATTGCCTCATTATAAGCTTCCGAAACTGGATCTTTCAAGCCCTGGAGTAGAAGTTCCCAGTGTTCATCCCTCAGTTCAGGCTGGACTGGAGGCATCCAAGGTCAACATAGATATGTCTACAGCAGATGCAAACATATCGGTTCCTACAGTAGATTTAAGTAGGTCGCTGTTTAAAGGTGCCAAAAAAGGACCAGAAGTAGATGTGGAAGCTCCAAAGGTAGATACTGGTCTTGAAAAACCCAAATTGCCACATTTCAAGGTTCCAAAACTGAGTTTCTCGGGATCAAAAATTAAAACTCCTGAGGTAAATACCAGTCCAAAACTGTCACTTGATGGCGAAATCTCACCTCTCACTGTCTCTGCCCCTGAAATGAGGACCAACACTCCTGAAATAGCAAACACAGCTGGAGATACTGGAATCAAAGTTTCCCCAAAAAGTAAACTGAAATGGCCCTTTAAATGGGCATTTAAATCTAGCTCACTGGACACTGAGGAGCATGGAGGCAATGCTGATGTGGATGTTCCCAAATTCAGATTACACAGCTTGCCCAGAAACTGCGCAGACAATAAAAGTGTTACGCCAGATATCTTTAGCCTGTCAAAATCTGACAATGAGGCCAAGGATTATGTTGTCAGCAAAGGAATCCGTTTACCAATAGTAAATGTACCATCAAGAAATGGAGAAAGGATTGACATCATGGAGAGGTTGAAAATGGCAAAGGAAAAAGCACCATCAACTAACACCTCACCAACAGAGGAGAGAACTATTAGCTTGAATATGGCTCCTCTGAGTCTTGATGCCTCTGGAGAAGCAGAAGACTCCAGTTTAGTTCGAGGAGGGACTTTCAAAGTGGAAAAGCCGGAGTACCCACTGGGCTTGATAGCTCCTGATATTTATTCAGCAGATGAAAGTGATAAATTATCATTAAGCCTCTCCCATATGCTCGGCCTTAATGTCAAGAATTCAGATGCTGACTGTTAG